In one window of Limnohabitans sp. MORI2 DNA:
- the gatA gene encoding Asp-tRNA(Asn)/Glu-tRNA(Gln) amidotransferase subunit GatA produces MTQALHDQSVTQLAAALAHKQVSATEVAQHFLARAKADTTGSFLALNEEATLTQAKAADARIAAGTAGLLEGVPLAHKDVFVTQDFPTTAGSKILQSYRSPFDATVVAKLGTGVNGQGGAGMVTLGKVNCDEFAMGSSNENSAYGAVKNPWNTSHVPGGSSGGSAAAVAARLAPAATGTDTGGSIRQPASFCGITGIKPTYGRASRYGMIAYASSLDQAGPMARSAEDCALLLSAMCGPDLDRDSTSLDVPAENFSAKLNDSLAGLRIGIPKEFFGDGLSADVRTAIDAALKTLEAQGAKLVPITLPRTELAIPVYYIIAPAEASSNLSRFDGVKFGHRAKDYTDLVDMYKKTRAEGFGEEVKRRIMTGAYVLSHGYYDAYYLQAQKIRRMIADDFQRAFAECDVIAGPVAPTVAWKLGNNAADPLADYLADIFTLPASLAGLPGMSLPVGFGEGGMPVGMQLIGNYLQEAKLLNVAHQFQLNTDFHLQKPEGI; encoded by the coding sequence ATGACCCAAGCATTGCATGACCAAAGCGTCACCCAACTCGCCGCCGCACTGGCGCACAAACAAGTCAGCGCCACCGAAGTGGCCCAACACTTCTTGGCCCGCGCCAAGGCCGACACCACCGGCTCGTTTTTGGCCTTGAACGAAGAAGCCACACTGACCCAAGCCAAAGCCGCTGACGCCCGCATTGCCGCTGGCACAGCGGGCCTGCTCGAAGGCGTGCCACTGGCGCACAAAGACGTGTTTGTCACCCAAGACTTCCCCACCACCGCGGGCTCCAAAATTTTGCAGAGCTATCGCTCGCCGTTTGACGCCACCGTGGTGGCCAAACTCGGCACAGGCGTGAACGGCCAAGGCGGCGCAGGCATGGTGACTTTGGGCAAGGTCAATTGCGACGAATTCGCCATGGGCTCGAGCAACGAAAACTCGGCCTACGGCGCGGTCAAAAACCCTTGGAACACTTCGCATGTACCTGGCGGCTCATCGGGCGGCAGCGCAGCCGCCGTGGCCGCTCGTTTGGCCCCCGCTGCCACCGGCACCGATACCGGCGGCTCGATTCGTCAACCCGCCAGCTTTTGCGGCATCACCGGCATCAAGCCCACCTATGGCCGCGCCAGTCGCTACGGCATGATTGCCTACGCCTCCAGCCTCGACCAAGCCGGCCCCATGGCCCGCAGCGCCGAAGACTGCGCCTTGCTGCTCTCGGCCATGTGCGGCCCCGACTTGGACCGCGATTCCACCTCGCTCGACGTCCCCGCTGAAAACTTCTCCGCCAAGTTGAACGACAGCTTGGCTGGTTTGCGCATTGGCATTCCCAAAGAGTTTTTTGGCGACGGTTTGTCTGCCGATGTGCGCACCGCGATTGACGCTGCACTCAAAACACTCGAAGCCCAAGGCGCCAAGCTCGTGCCCATCACGCTGCCGCGCACCGAGTTGGCCATTCCCGTGTACTACATCATCGCGCCCGCCGAAGCCAGCTCGAACCTGAGCCGCTTTGATGGTGTGAAGTTTGGCCACCGCGCCAAAGACTACACCGACCTCGTGGACATGTACAAAAAGACTCGCGCTGAAGGCTTTGGCGAAGAGGTCAAGCGTCGCATCATGACCGGCGCATATGTGCTGAGCCACGGCTACTACGACGCGTACTACCTGCAAGCGCAAAAAATTCGCCGCATGATTGCGGACGACTTCCAACGCGCCTTTGCCGAGTGCGATGTGATCGCTGGCCCCGTCGCCCCCACCGTGGCGTGGAAGCTGGGCAACAACGCGGCCGACCCGCTGGCCGACTACTTGGCCGACATCTTCACCCTGCCCGCGTCGCTCGCGGGCCTGCCAGGCATGAGCCTGCCTGTGGGTTTTGGCGAAGGCGGAATGCCTGTGGGCATGCAGCTCATTGGCAACTACTTGCAAGAAGCCAAGCTGCTCAACGTGGCACACCAGTTCCAACTGAACACCGATTTCCACCTCCAAAAACCGGAGGGCATTTGA
- the gatC gene encoding Asp-tRNA(Asn)/Glu-tRNA(Gln) amidotransferase subunit GatC → MSLNDQDIQRIANLARLELQPDEQARMLSKINGFFDIVEQIRAVNTDGIVPMAHPVDAMRDHPEMALRLRPDVASEPNNRDANQQSAPAVERGLFLVPKVIE, encoded by the coding sequence ATGTCCCTCAACGACCAAGACATTCAGCGCATTGCCAATTTGGCGCGCCTAGAGCTTCAACCGGACGAACAAGCCCGCATGCTCAGCAAAATCAACGGTTTTTTTGACATCGTCGAGCAAATCCGCGCTGTGAATACCGATGGCATCGTGCCCATGGCACACCCCGTGGACGCCATGCGCGACCACCCCGAAATGGCCCTGCGCCTGCGCCCGGACGTGGCCAGCGAACCCAACAACCGTGACGCCAACCAACAAAGCGCCCCCGCCGTGGAGCGTGGCTTGTTCTTGGTTCCCAAAGTGATTGAGTGA
- a CDS encoding rod shape-determining protein, with product MFGSFRRYFSTDLAIDLGTANTLIYVRDKGIVLDEPSVVSIRHEGGPQGKKTIQAVGHEAKAMLGKVPGNIEAIRPMKDGVIADFTVTEQMLKQFIKMVHPRSVLKPSPRIIICVPCGSTQVERRAIRESALGAGASEVYLIEEPMAAAIGAGLPVSEASGSMVVDIGGGTTEVGVISLGGMVYKGSVRVGGDKFDEAIINYIRRNYGMLIGEPTAEAIKKEIGSAFPGSEVKEMEVKGRNLSEGVPRSFTISSNEILEALTDPLNNIVSAVKNALEQTPPELGADIAERGMMLTGGGALLRDLDRLLAEETGLPVLVAEDPLTCVVRGCGLALERMERLGSIFTSE from the coding sequence ATGTTTGGATCTTTCCGTCGATATTTCTCGACCGATTTGGCGATTGACTTGGGTACCGCCAACACCCTGATTTACGTGCGCGACAAAGGCATCGTGTTGGACGAGCCTTCTGTGGTGTCCATTCGCCACGAAGGCGGACCCCAAGGCAAGAAGACCATTCAAGCCGTTGGCCATGAAGCCAAGGCTATGTTGGGCAAAGTGCCCGGCAACATCGAAGCCATTCGTCCCATGAAAGACGGCGTGATCGCCGACTTCACCGTGACTGAGCAAATGCTCAAGCAGTTCATCAAGATGGTGCACCCCCGCTCGGTGTTGAAGCCCAGCCCTCGCATCATCATTTGCGTGCCTTGCGGCTCAACCCAAGTGGAGCGTCGTGCGATTCGCGAATCTGCTTTGGGCGCTGGCGCCTCAGAGGTGTACCTCATTGAAGAGCCCATGGCCGCAGCCATCGGTGCAGGTTTGCCTGTGTCGGAAGCGTCTGGTTCGATGGTGGTTGACATCGGTGGCGGTACCACCGAAGTCGGCGTGATCTCTTTGGGTGGCATGGTCTACAAAGGTAGCGTGCGCGTGGGTGGCGATAAGTTTGACGAAGCCATCATCAACTACATCCGTCGCAACTACGGCATGTTGATTGGCGAGCCAACCGCTGAAGCCATCAAGAAAGAAATCGGTTCTGCATTCCCTGGCTCTGAAGTCAAGGAAATGGAAGTCAAGGGTCGCAATCTCTCTGAGGGCGTGCCACGTTCTTTCACCATCTCTTCCAACGAAATCTTGGAAGCGTTGACAGACCCTCTGAACAACATCGTGTCTGCTGTCAAAAACGCATTGGAGCAAACACCTCCCGAATTGGGCGCAGACATTGCCGAACGCGGCATGATGCTCACCGGCGGTGGCGCGTTGTTGCGTGACTTGGACCGCTTGTTGGCCGAAGAAACTGGCTTGCCAGTGTTGGTGGCCGAAGACCCACTGACCTGCGTGGTGCGTGGTTGCGGCTTGGCCCTCGAGCGCATGGAGCGTTTGGGCTCCATCTTCACAAGCGAATAA
- the mreC gene encoding rod shape-determining protein MreC: MPLGTLDRTPPAFFKQGPSAVSKLLFFSALSVLLMVADVRFGVTQPLRAALSVALYPVQWLAMRPQALAEYSTEYFEARDVAQASEREARQQLLVQARRSGQVEQLALENKQLRELLSLSKRLETKGIAAEVLYDAADPYTRKLIIDKGMANGIKASSPVMDEHGILGQVTHVLPLVSEVTLVTDREHSIPVLNTRTGARGVAYGESGGAPLLELRFMATNADIEVGDMLSTSGVDGIYPAGVLVGKVTKVERRAETAFARILCEPVGRVQGARHVMVLEPLSDQLPPRPQIEKPQPVATHKGGRK, translated from the coding sequence GTGCCACTGGGCACCCTCGACCGCACCCCACCGGCCTTCTTCAAGCAAGGCCCTTCAGCCGTCTCCAAATTACTTTTCTTCAGCGCCTTATCGGTGCTGTTGATGGTGGCCGATGTGCGTTTTGGGGTGACCCAACCTTTGCGCGCAGCTTTGTCTGTGGCGTTGTATCCCGTTCAATGGCTGGCCATGCGTCCACAGGCGCTGGCTGAATACTCCACAGAATATTTTGAAGCGCGTGATGTGGCGCAAGCGTCTGAGCGCGAGGCGCGTCAACAGCTGTTGGTGCAAGCCCGTCGCTCAGGGCAAGTCGAACAGCTGGCGCTGGAAAACAAACAGCTGCGTGAATTGCTCAGCCTGAGCAAGCGCTTGGAGACCAAAGGCATTGCGGCCGAGGTGTTGTACGACGCAGCCGATCCCTACACCCGAAAGCTCATCATTGACAAAGGCATGGCCAATGGCATCAAGGCCAGCTCGCCTGTGATGGACGAGCATGGCATTTTGGGGCAAGTCACGCATGTGTTGCCGCTCGTGAGCGAGGTGACCTTGGTGACGGACCGCGAACACTCGATTCCTGTGCTCAACACCCGTACCGGTGCGCGCGGCGTGGCCTATGGCGAATCAGGCGGCGCACCGTTGCTAGAGCTGCGCTTCATGGCCACCAACGCTGACATTGAAGTGGGCGACATGTTGTCCACCAGCGGTGTGGATGGCATTTACCCTGCGGGCGTTTTGGTGGGCAAAGTCACCAAAGTCGAGCGCCGTGCCGAAACAGCTTTTGCGCGCATTTTGTGTGAGCCCGTGGGCCGAGTTCAAGGTGCGCGGCATGTGATGGTGCTTGAGCCTTTGTCAGATCAATTGCCACCGCGCCCGCAAATTGAAAAGCCGCAACCGGTGGCCACGCACAAAGGAGGTCGCAAATGA
- the mreD gene encoding rod shape-determining protein MreD — protein sequence MIMPRGQQLLLPANPLFILFTLLAALFANMVVNISLVGNAAWMPDFLALVLVFWCVHQTRLVGIGIAFFFGVATDVHQAALLGQHALSYTALGFMAVMVHRRLLWFTVPSQAMQVLPLFLVAHALELMVRMMSGALFPGWSLMLAPLLEALLWPLVSVLLLAPQRRAPNPDLNRPL from the coding sequence ATGATCATGCCGCGTGGCCAACAATTGTTGTTGCCTGCCAATCCTTTGTTTATTTTGTTCACGCTGCTGGCGGCGTTGTTTGCCAACATGGTGGTGAACATCAGCCTAGTCGGCAACGCGGCATGGATGCCTGACTTCTTGGCCTTGGTGCTGGTCTTTTGGTGTGTGCACCAGACGCGCTTGGTGGGCATTGGCATCGCCTTTTTCTTTGGCGTTGCCACCGATGTGCACCAAGCGGCGTTGCTTGGACAGCATGCTTTGAGCTACACAGCGTTGGGCTTCATGGCGGTGATGGTGCATCGTCGGCTCTTGTGGTTCACGGTGCCTTCGCAGGCCATGCAAGTTTTGCCGTTGTTTCTTGTGGCGCATGCTTTAGAGCTGATGGTGCGCATGATGTCGGGCGCGCTCTTTCCCGGTTGGAGTCTTATGTTGGCGCCCTTGCTAGAGGCCTTGCTGTGGCCCTTGGTGAGCGTGTTGTTGTTGGCGCCTCAGCGCCGTGCACCCAACCCTGATTTGAACCGACCGCTATGA
- the mrdA gene encoding penicillin-binding protein 2, whose amino-acid sequence MRVIRDIESDLRRFRSRMVVVTGAILVLFALLALRLFYLQVVRYDELNAQAENNRTAIVPIVPNRGVIMDRNGIVLATNYSAYTLEITASKVTAPLEEVIEQLSSVIDIQPRDKRRFKKQLSESKSFESVPIRNRLTDEEVARFAAQRYRFPGVEIRARLFRNYPYNQLASHVIGYIGRINQAEKGKIEESEDAGNYRGTDYIGKLGVEQSYEKQLHGTTGVQEMETSAGGRAVRRLNSSQAIPGNSVVLSIDIKLQKLVEDLYGKRRGALVALDPKTGEVLAFVSKPTFDPNLFVDGIDSENWAALNESIDKPLLNRALRGTYPPGSTYKPFMALAALQTGKRAEKTIISDPGFFMFGNHRFRDDKEGGHGSVDMYKSIVESCDTYYYTLARDMGVDLMHDQMKPLGFGQITGIDILGESRGVLPSTEWKRTTYKKPEQQRWYSGETISLGIGQGYNNFTMLQIAHAMGTVANNGLKMKPHLVREVVDVETKASTLVAKEPVAQLPLSPENLEVIKKGMIGVNIEGTSASSFIGAQYVSAGKTGTAQVFTVKQNEKYNASTIDERMRDHALFVAFAPADDPKVALAMVVENAGFGAQNAAPIARRVFDFVIMGQYPSQEDIEAVQKGQATRPIGKPRAVASVPWPPKAAELAVEEPVVAASAAERAASAASAAAAVKPAASGAR is encoded by the coding sequence ATGAGGGTAATTCGCGACATCGAGTCCGATCTGCGACGGTTCAGGTCGCGCATGGTGGTCGTGACGGGCGCGATCTTGGTGTTGTTTGCCTTGTTAGCCCTGCGTTTGTTTTATCTGCAAGTGGTGCGCTACGACGAGTTGAATGCGCAAGCCGAAAACAACCGTACAGCCATCGTGCCCATCGTGCCCAACCGCGGTGTCATCATGGATCGCAACGGCATTGTCTTGGCTACCAACTACTCCGCCTACACCTTGGAGATCACGGCTTCCAAAGTGACGGCGCCGCTGGAAGAGGTGATTGAGCAACTCTCAAGCGTCATTGACATTCAACCGCGTGACAAACGCCGTTTTAAAAAGCAACTGAGTGAATCGAAGAGCTTTGAATCGGTGCCTATTCGCAACCGCCTGACAGACGAAGAGGTGGCACGTTTTGCGGCACAACGCTACCGATTCCCCGGCGTTGAGATTCGTGCGCGGTTGTTCCGAAACTACCCGTACAACCAGTTAGCCAGTCACGTGATTGGCTACATCGGGCGTATCAACCAAGCCGAAAAAGGCAAGATCGAAGAGTCTGAAGACGCAGGCAACTATCGTGGCACCGACTACATCGGCAAACTCGGCGTTGAGCAAAGCTACGAAAAGCAATTGCACGGGACCACGGGTGTGCAAGAAATGGAAACGTCTGCGGGAGGCCGCGCCGTGCGTCGCCTCAACAGCAGTCAAGCGATTCCTGGTAACAGCGTGGTGTTGTCCATCGACATCAAGTTGCAAAAACTGGTGGAAGACCTGTATGGCAAGCGCCGCGGCGCCTTGGTGGCATTAGATCCAAAAACAGGCGAAGTGCTGGCCTTCGTGAGCAAGCCCACGTTTGATCCGAACTTGTTTGTGGACGGCATTGATTCGGAAAACTGGGCGGCGCTGAACGAATCCATCGACAAACCGTTGCTCAACCGTGCATTGCGCGGCACGTATCCTCCAGGCTCTACCTACAAGCCATTCATGGCTTTGGCGGCTTTGCAAACGGGCAAGCGCGCGGAAAAAACCATCATTTCTGATCCGGGTTTTTTCATGTTCGGCAATCACCGATTCCGTGACGACAAAGAAGGCGGGCATGGCTCGGTCGATATGTATAAGTCGATCGTTGAGTCTTGCGACACCTATTACTACACGCTGGCGCGAGACATGGGCGTGGACTTGATGCATGACCAAATGAAGCCTTTGGGTTTTGGTCAGATCACAGGCATTGACATTTTGGGTGAGTCCCGAGGCGTGTTGCCCTCCACAGAGTGGAAGCGCACCACCTACAAAAAGCCCGAGCAACAACGTTGGTACTCAGGTGAAACCATTTCGCTGGGCATTGGTCAGGGCTACAACAACTTCACCATGCTGCAAATTGCGCATGCCATGGGCACGGTGGCGAACAACGGTTTGAAGATGAAGCCTCACTTGGTGCGTGAAGTGGTGGACGTCGAAACCAAAGCATCGACCTTGGTGGCCAAAGAGCCCGTCGCGCAATTGCCCTTGTCGCCCGAGAACTTAGAAGTGATCAAAAAGGGCATGATCGGCGTGAACATTGAAGGAACCTCTGCCAGCAGCTTCATTGGGGCGCAGTATGTGAGCGCCGGCAAGACTGGGACTGCGCAGGTCTTCACGGTCAAACAAAACGAAAAATACAACGCCTCGACAATTGACGAGCGCATGCGCGATCACGCCTTGTTTGTTGCATTTGCACCTGCGGATGACCCCAAGGTGGCGTTGGCCATGGTGGTGGAAAACGCCGGTTTTGGTGCGCAAAATGCAGCCCCGATTGCCCGCCGTGTTTTTGACTTCGTGATCATGGGACAGTACCCCTCACAAGAAGACATTGAGGCTGTGCAAAAGGGGCAAGCCACCCGTCCGATCGGTAAGCCTCGCGCCGTTGCGAGCGTGCCTTGGCCGCCTAAGGCAGCAGAGTTGGCGGTTGAAGAGCCTGTGGTGGCTGCCTCTGCCGCAGAAAGAGCCGCTTCTGCGGCGAGCGCGGCTGCTGCTGTGAAGCCTGCAGCCAGCGGTGCGCGCTAA
- a CDS encoding TSUP family transporter: MELFFTTFASAFAGFVDSIVGGGGLILLPALFAAYPSTTPATLFGTNKSASVWGTAFATWQYSRRIHVRWSSLLPAAAATMLASFAGAWLVTLVSPEFLRRLLPVVLVVVLIYTLMRKDMGRHHAPRFSGRTELWATSTIGLTIGFYDGFFGPGTGSFFVFLLVRWLGYDFLNASVAAKLLNLSSNIAALTLFTMKGHVWWHMALPLAMANVAGSLLGTRMALQHGAGFVRGMFIAVVSALICKTSYDAFLR; this comes from the coding sequence ATGGAACTTTTCTTCACCACCTTTGCCTCAGCGTTTGCAGGCTTTGTGGACTCCATCGTTGGCGGTGGCGGACTCATCTTGCTACCCGCCTTGTTTGCGGCTTACCCCTCCACCACACCCGCTACTTTGTTTGGCACCAACAAAAGCGCATCCGTCTGGGGCACCGCATTTGCCACTTGGCAATACAGCCGCCGCATCCATGTGCGCTGGTCATCCTTACTACCCGCCGCCGCCGCCACCATGTTGGCGTCCTTTGCGGGTGCTTGGTTGGTCACGCTGGTTTCGCCAGAATTTTTACGCCGCCTGCTTCCTGTCGTACTGGTGGTGGTGCTGATCTATACCCTCATGCGCAAAGACATGGGTCGCCACCATGCACCGCGATTTAGTGGGCGAACAGAACTATGGGCCACCTCCACCATCGGTCTGACGATCGGTTTTTACGATGGTTTCTTTGGGCCGGGCACAGGCAGCTTCTTTGTGTTTTTGCTGGTGCGGTGGCTGGGCTACGATTTTCTGAATGCCTCGGTGGCCGCCAAACTGCTTAACCTCTCTAGCAATATCGCTGCACTGACTTTATTCACCATGAAAGGCCACGTCTGGTGGCACATGGCGCTGCCCTTGGCCATGGCCAATGTGGCGGGTAGTTTATTGGGCACACGGATGGCTTTACAACATGGCGCAGGCTTTGTGCGCGGCATGTTCATCGCCGTGGTGAGTGCGCTGATTTGCAAAACCAGCTACGACGCGTTTTTACGTTAG
- a CDS encoding GMC family oxidoreductase N-terminal domain-containing protein, whose protein sequence is MSDTQFDYIIVGAGTAGCLLANRLSANASKRVLLIEAGRKDDYHWVHIPVGYLYCIGNPRTDWLYNTAPDAGLNGRSLRYPRGKVLGGCSSINGMIYMRGQARDYDQWADITGDARWRWDNALPYFKLHEDHYLGANALHGAKGERSDVLMADTTVYGETLRHHNAGGEWRIEKQRLRWDVLDAFAKAAVQAGIPATDDFNRGSNEGVGYFEVNQKSGWRWNTAKAFVRPTCYPRPNFELWSSAQVAKLVMQTEADGTQRCTGVEVWTGHGYVTVTAKQSVVLSAGAIGTPQILQLSGLGPADLLKQHGIEPVIDLPGVGANLQDHLQIRSVFKVQGVATLNTLANSWWGKAKIGLEYAFKRSGPMSMAPSQLGAFTRSSPDQPYPNIEYHVQPLSLDAFGEPLHNFPAFTASVCNLNPTSRGKVHITSPKFADAPKIAPNYLSTEADRKVAADSLRVTRRIAAQPALAKYKPEEHKPGVQYQTDEDLARLAGDIATTIFHPVGTARMGRMDDPMAVVDPELRVRDGRGGVVRGLRVVDASVMPTITSGNTNSPTLMMAEKAAQWLAHEAEAG, encoded by the coding sequence ATGAGCGACACGCAGTTTGACTACATCATCGTCGGCGCAGGCACTGCGGGTTGCTTATTGGCCAACCGCCTGAGCGCCAACGCCAGCAAACGCGTGTTGCTCATTGAGGCGGGTCGCAAGGATGATTACCACTGGGTACACATTCCCGTGGGCTACCTCTACTGCATTGGCAACCCGCGCACCGATTGGCTGTACAACACGGCACCCGATGCGGGCTTGAATGGTCGCAGCTTGCGCTACCCGCGCGGCAAAGTGTTGGGCGGTTGCTCCAGCATCAACGGCATGATTTACATGCGCGGACAAGCGCGTGATTACGACCAATGGGCCGATATCACGGGCGACGCCCGCTGGCGTTGGGATAACGCTTTGCCCTACTTCAAGCTGCACGAAGACCACTACCTCGGTGCCAACGCCTTGCACGGCGCCAAAGGCGAACGCAGCGATGTGCTGATGGCGGATACCACGGTCTATGGCGAAACCTTGCGCCACCATAACGCGGGTGGTGAATGGCGCATTGAAAAACAACGCCTGCGCTGGGATGTGTTGGACGCCTTTGCGAAAGCTGCCGTACAAGCGGGCATTCCCGCCACCGATGATTTCAACCGTGGCAGCAACGAAGGCGTAGGCTACTTTGAGGTCAACCAAAAGAGCGGTTGGCGTTGGAACACGGCCAAAGCGTTTGTGCGTCCCACCTGTTACCCACGCCCCAACTTTGAGCTGTGGTCATCCGCGCAAGTGGCCAAGCTCGTCATGCAGACCGAGGCCGATGGCACACAACGCTGCACAGGCGTGGAAGTGTGGACAGGGCATGGCTACGTCACCGTCACCGCCAAACAATCTGTCGTGCTGAGTGCAGGGGCCATTGGCACGCCACAAATCTTGCAGCTCTCGGGCCTTGGCCCAGCCGATTTACTCAAGCAACACGGCATCGAACCGGTCATTGACTTGCCAGGCGTGGGCGCCAATTTGCAAGACCATTTGCAAATTCGCTCAGTCTTCAAAGTGCAAGGCGTCGCGACACTCAACACCCTGGCCAATAGCTGGTGGGGCAAAGCCAAGATCGGTTTGGAATACGCCTTCAAACGCAGCGGCCCCATGAGCATGGCGCCCTCACAACTCGGCGCCTTCACCCGCAGCAGCCCTGACCAGCCCTATCCCAACATTGAGTACCACGTGCAGCCCTTGAGCTTGGATGCGTTTGGCGAGCCGCTGCACAACTTCCCCGCCTTCACGGCCAGCGTGTGCAACTTGAACCCCACCAGCCGCGGCAAGGTCCACATCACCAGCCCTAAATTTGCTGATGCACCCAAGATCGCGCCCAATTACCTGAGCACTGAAGCCGACCGAAAAGTCGCCGCCGACTCGCTGCGCGTGACACGCCGCATTGCCGCGCAACCTGCTCTCGCCAAATACAAGCCCGAGGAGCACAAACCCGGCGTGCAATACCAAACCGATGAAGACTTGGCGCGCTTGGCTGGCGACATCGCCACCACCATCTTTCACCCTGTGGGCACCGCGCGCATGGGCCGCATGGACGACCCAATGGCCGTGGTCGACCCTGAATTGCGTGTGCGCGATGGACGCGGCGGCGTGGTGCGCGGCTTGCGCGTGGTCGACGCCAGCGTGATGCCCACCATCACCAGCGGCAACACCAACAGCCCCACCTTGATGATGGCCGAAAAGGCCGCGCAGTGGTTGGCACATGAAGCCGAAGCTGGCTAA
- a CDS encoding CoA-acylating methylmalonate-semialdehyde dehydrogenase: protein MTHTIAHYVQGAAFAGSSTRHQAVTNPATGALTGQVSLANVADVNAAVASAQAAFPAWADTSPLRRARIMFKFLELLNAHKDTLAHMITAEHGKVFTDAQGEVTRGIEIVEFATGIPQLLKGDYTEQVSTGIDNWTLRQPLGVVAGITPFNFPVMVPMWMFPVAIATGNTFVLKPSPLDPSPSLFIAELLKQAGLPDGVFNVVQGDKEAVDALLVHPDVKAISFVGSTPIANYIYETGAHHGKRVQALGGAKNHMVVMPDADIDQAVDALIGAAYGSAGERCMAISVAVLVGDVAERLMPKLTERTKALKVLDGENLAAEMGPIVTDAARQRITGYIDAGVAEGAQLLVDGRHFDGAKAGKGCDHGFWLGGTLFDHVTTDMKIYKEEIFGPVLSCVRVPDFAKAVQIINDHEFGNGVSCFTRDGNVAREFSRRIQAGMVGINVPIPVPMAWHGFGGWKRSLFGDMHAYGEEGVRFYTKQKSIMQRWPESIGKGAEFVMPTSK, encoded by the coding sequence ATGACACACACCATCGCCCATTACGTTCAAGGCGCCGCATTTGCCGGCAGCAGCACCCGCCACCAAGCCGTGACCAACCCCGCCACCGGTGCGCTCACTGGCCAAGTGAGCTTGGCCAATGTGGCCGACGTCAACGCCGCCGTGGCATCGGCCCAAGCCGCCTTCCCCGCTTGGGCCGACACCTCGCCCCTGCGCCGCGCCCGCATCATGTTCAAGTTCTTGGAGCTGCTCAACGCCCACAAAGACACCTTGGCCCACATGATCACCGCCGAACACGGCAAGGTGTTCACCGACGCCCAAGGCGAAGTAACCCGTGGCATTGAGATTGTGGAATTCGCCACCGGCATTCCTCAGCTTCTCAAAGGCGACTACACCGAACAAGTCTCCACTGGCATCGACAACTGGACCCTACGCCAGCCCCTGGGCGTGGTCGCTGGCATCACGCCCTTCAACTTCCCCGTCATGGTGCCCATGTGGATGTTCCCGGTGGCCATTGCCACGGGCAACACCTTTGTGTTGAAGCCAAGCCCCTTGGACCCATCGCCGTCGCTCTTCATTGCCGAATTACTCAAGCAAGCCGGTTTGCCCGACGGCGTGTTCAACGTGGTGCAAGGCGACAAAGAAGCGGTGGACGCCTTGTTGGTTCACCCCGATGTCAAAGCCATCAGCTTTGTGGGCTCCACGCCCATTGCCAACTACATCTACGAAACCGGTGCACACCACGGCAAGCGTGTGCAAGCCTTGGGCGGCGCGAAAAACCACATGGTGGTCATGCCCGACGCCGACATTGACCAAGCGGTAGACGCCTTGATCGGCGCCGCTTACGGCTCCGCAGGAGAACGCTGCATGGCCATCAGCGTGGCGGTGTTGGTGGGCGATGTGGCCGAGCGTTTGATGCCCAAGCTCACCGAGCGTACCAAGGCCCTCAAAGTCTTGGACGGTGAAAACCTCGCTGCCGAAATGGGCCCCATCGTGACCGACGCTGCACGCCAACGCATCACCGGCTACATCGATGCAGGCGTGGCCGAGGGCGCTCAGCTGTTGGTTGATGGCCGCCACTTCGACGGCGCGAAAGCCGGCAAGGGTTGCGACCACGGCTTTTGGCTGGGCGGCACCTTGTTCGACCATGTGACCACCGACATGAAGATTTACAAAGAAGAAATCTTTGGCCCTGTGCTGTCATGCGTACGCGTGCCCGACTTTGCCAAAGCCGTGCAAATCATCAACGACCACGAGTTTGGCAACGGCGTGAGCTGCTTCACCCGCGACGGCAACGTGGCCCGCGAATTCAGCCGTCGCATTCAAGCGGGCATGGTGGGCATCAACGTGCCGATTCCTGTGCCCATGGCTTGGCATGGCTTTGGTGGCTGGAAGCGTTCGCTCTTTGGTGATATGCATGCGTATGGCGAAGAGGGTGTGCGCTTCTACACTAAGCAAAAGTCCATCATGCAACGCTGGCCCGAAAGTATTGGCAAAGGCGCAGAGTTTGTGATGCCCACATCGAAGTAA